The genomic region ATCGATCGGCTCTTGGCGACCAACGAGGGATGGTCGTCACGGTTTACCACCCGCTTTGACTTTGCGTCCTACACCATCGACGAGCTGATCTCGCTGGCTCAACTGTGGTGCAAGGAAGAGGAGTACGTGTTGCCCGATGAAGCGGTTGAGTTCTTGCGGTCGAAGGCCCGGGCGCTGTACGCGGATCATGGTCCTTCGGGGCGCAAGGTGATCGACGAGCTCGGTAACGGGCGCTTCATCCGCAACTTGATGGAAGCTGCGTCTGAGATCGCGCTCGGGGATGCCATGGATACCGAGTTGGGCGGTGCCGTCGATGATGACGCACTCGAGGTTTTGACGGTGGCGTCCGTCGAGCAGGCGTTTGACGAGCTCACCCGTAAAGCTCTGGGCGGGAAGGCCGCATAATGCGTTTCCTGGTTACCAAGCCCCAGCTGTGGGGCACACGTTGGCAGCGGAGTCGTGTCGAGAAGGCGATGATTCGCCGCGACACCAAGGATCTGGAGACTCCGCACCGCAACCAGTCGATGGGGATCGCGAGTGGCGCGGCAGCCATCGTACTGATGTGCGTTGTCGGGTTCATCGTCGCCAAAATCAGTCCGCAGTCCAGTCAGCATGAGGCCAAGTTCATCGTGGTGGGCGCGGGCAGCCCGTACGTCGAGTACGGGGGCGCTTTGCATCCGGTGCTCAATCTCGCGTCGGCTCGGCTCATCTTGGGCACCCCCGTGTCTGCCAAGCCGGTCAAAGATTCTGTTCTGGAGACCCGGCCCCGGGGGCAGACGATAGGCATTCTGTTCGGGGCTGAGATGCTGACTCCGCGTCTGGACGACACGGCCCGTTGGACCGTCTGTGACACGCACACAGCGTCGCTCTCGTTGACGGTGGCACATCCTGTCACCACGACTCTGATCGCCGGCCAGAGCGACCTGGTGGGGCAGAAAGAGTTGGCCGGGCCCACGGCGGTGGCAGTGCGTGATCCCGACACTGCGGGCCAGGTGTGGGTGCTGTGGGGCAATCGCCGGGCCACGGTCAGCGGCGACGACAAGGCCGCCCAGACCGTGCTCGGGTTGACCCCTGCCGTCATGGGCAAGGCCGCCCCGATCTCGCGGGGCCTGCTCAACGCCATCACCTCCGCTCCCCCGATCACCTCGCCGTTCATCGTCGATCGCGGATTGCCCAGTGCCACCGTGGCGGGACTGAAGAACGGTGACATCGTGCGGACGAAATCAGTGACAGGTTCGGACGTGTTCACCGTTGTGTTCGGCGATGGGGTCCAGCAGATTCCGACGTTTGTTGCTGATCTGCTGGCCGCCACAGGATCAACGGTCACGACGACGCCGACAACGGACCTCATCAAGGCTCCCCGGGTGCAACACATCGACGTCGACAGCTTTCCCCCGCAGGCACCGGTGTATGTCCAGTCTCCGGTGATGTGCTGGACCTGGGAGCGCGGAGCCAATGACGCGGCCGCGACCACCAAGCTCACCATTGGCGATCAGCTGCCCATCCCGTCAAATGCGGCACCGCAAACGGTCCCTCAGCTCGACGCGACCGGGATCGAGCAGGCGCAGCAGGCCTTTACCTCACCCGGCAAGGGCTGGTATGCGCGGGTCACCGGCGATGGGCGCAGCTCGGAGGCGCGGGAGCAGTTGTTGTGGATCGACGACAAGGGCGTGCGTTACGCCCTCGGTCTGGACGGCACCAGCTACGACGGAACGGTCGCCGCGCTGGGCATCAATACCAAACCGCCCCTTCTTATCCCGTGGAGCATCGCCAAGCTCTATGCGCAAGGACCGACGTTGTCGAAGACCAATGCCCTTGTCTTGCACGAGAATTCCGGCGTTGACCTCGGCCAGAAGTCCGCGCCAAAACCCGAGAAGAACTGACCGGTCAGGAGAAACAGTCGCCATGACAACGCCATTCAGTCCGGTGCCGCGTGTTCCGACGAGCTTCGAGGCCAAGGTCAACAACAGCACAGTCGCGGTCACGGTTCAGCCGCCGGCGAAGCTCAAACGAGAGGCGCCGCCGTCGATCGGTCGCACGATTTTGATCCGGTTCATTGTCTTGCTGATGGTCCTGATGTTCGGCATGATGATCTATCTCGGTGTGCGCCAGTTCAATCCGATGATGATGATGAGCATGTTCGGGATGCTCGGCATGGTCGGTGCCGTCGGCGGTGGTAGCCATCTCTTCGGTGGCAACAACCCGCAGGGCGAGCTCAACATCGAACGCCAGGACTACGCCACGCAGCTGCGTGAGCAGCGCAGCAATGCGCACGCCATCGGTCGTCACATCCACGGCACTCAGACCGCGATCTACCCGCACCCGGATACGTTGGAAAGCCGTTGCGGCACTCGGACATTGATGTGGACGAGTCAACCTCCGACCGACACGCCGGCGGTCACGGGTACCACTGATCGGGAGTTGGCTGAGTCTGCTCAGACCAACCCTTGGGGGTCGGCGAGGATCGGCGTCGGTTACCGGCGCATGGAGCCCTATATCAAGCCGACCGCGAACGACGCGCCAGAGACGTACGAGCCTGTGCAGGCTGCGGCGTACATGCGGTTCATCCGGACGCACAACGTCATACCCGATTGCCCGATCGGTGTCGACATTTTCAGCCGGCCGTTCATCGTCTGCATGGGCGATCAGGACAAGCTGCTCGGTGCCGCCCGCGCCATGATCTGCTCCCTCGTCGACAACCACCGCCCGGGCGCGCTCCAGCTTGGCATCATCACCTCGAACGTGGAGGAATGGGAATGGCTCAAATGGTTCCCGCACGTGCTTGATCCCACTCGCCGAGACAAGAACGGGCCGGCCCGCCTGCACTGGCCCACGCTCGCCGACTACGCCATCGACCAAGCGCACGTCATCCAATCGAGCGGGCCACACAGCGGCAGCAGAGGCCGCAATCCCTATCACCGGGTGATCTTCGTTGACATCCCCGGCGAGGAACCGGACCTGCCCACCGGTGTCTCCAGCGCGGGCCTGGCCGATCACACCTTCGTCTACATCCGGCACAGCTGATCACCACGCGAAGAGCCGCCGACGTTGCACCGAATGAGCGCCCCCGCGTCATCGATAGCCCGGGGAAATGACCGGAACGTCGTCGTTGAGAAGAACCTCGACCCGCGCTATGTCGAAAGCGTCGCGGCGACGCTGCCCGCGCCTCCAGCAGTGGGAGCTGCGGTGGTCTTGCGTGACCACAGCGGTCACTTGCGCCGAGCGGACGTTGTCGACGTGGATGGGCCGCTATTCGAGGCGACGTATGCGCTGCAGTCCGGCCAATGGCGCAGCGGATGGTTCGACGTGGCCGCCCTGCAACCATCCGAGGCGGGTTCAGGGTGAGCGGGCTGCGGGAGATCGCCGCGCCGTTCGTGGCCGACCCCGCGACTGGGGTGTGCATCCGTACCCGGTTGAAAGAACTCACCGCCACCGATGTGTGGGTATTGCGTTTGGTTGGTGCACATCTGGGACAGCTTGCCGCGGCCGACCTGGCCGAACGCGTCGCCAACGGCCTCGGCCACGACAAGCAAGCGTGGGCGGATCGTAAACGCGCCATCACCGCCTCGGCCACCGCCCGATGGGCAGGCAGTATCACCAAGGCCACCCACGACCAGTGGGCTTTGGCGCGGCGCGCTCAGGCCGCCCACATCGCATCGCTGCGTGACGGGGTCACGATGATCGAACACCGCCTGGCGCAGCCGCTGGGCACCAAGGGCACCGGTGGCACACCGGGCGGCTACCGGTCGCGGCGCGAATGGTTCGCCAAGTCCCGCCGCCTGGTGACCTTGCGGCAGCGCCTGGCGGCGGTGCAGGCCGACCACGAGGCAGGGCGAGTGCGCGTGGTGCGAGGCGGAAAACAGCTGCTGCACAAGCGGCACCACCTAGAAGCTGCGGGCCTGAGCGAGGCGCAATGGCGGGCACAGTGGGAGTCATCGCGGTGGTTTCTGTCCGCTGACGGTGAAGCCGGCAAGAAATACGGGAACGAGACGATCCGGGTCAGTGTCGACGGCGAGGTGTCAATTCGGCTGCCCGCCCCACTGGCTCATGTAGCGAACGCCCCGCACAGCCGCTATGTCCTGACGGGACGAGTGCGTTATGCGCACCGCGGCGATGAATGGGCCGACCGGGTCGCCGCGAATCACGCTGTCGCATACCGCATCCACCACGATCCAACCACCGGCCGCTGGTATCTAGACGCGTCCTGGCAACGCAAACCCATCCCGACGGTTCCGCTGACCGCCCTGCGTGCCGGTCAGGTGGTTGGGGTGGACATGAACGCCGATCATCTGGCCGCCTGGCGCCTGGACCACCGCGGCAACCCGATCGGCGCGCCACGCACCTTCGGCTACGACATGAGTGGCAGCGCTGATCATCGCGACGCTCAACTACGCCACGCGCTCACGCGCCTGTTGCGCTGGGCAAAACACTGCGGAGTCAAAGCGATTGCGGTCGAAGAC from Mycolicibacterium sp. TY81 harbors:
- the eccB gene encoding type VII secretion protein EccB, giving the protein MRFLVTKPQLWGTRWQRSRVEKAMIRRDTKDLETPHRNQSMGIASGAAAIVLMCVVGFIVAKISPQSSQHEAKFIVVGAGSPYVEYGGALHPVLNLASARLILGTPVSAKPVKDSVLETRPRGQTIGILFGAEMLTPRLDDTARWTVCDTHTASLSLTVAHPVTTTLIAGQSDLVGQKELAGPTAVAVRDPDTAGQVWVLWGNRRATVSGDDKAAQTVLGLTPAVMGKAAPISRGLLNAITSAPPITSPFIVDRGLPSATVAGLKNGDIVRTKSVTGSDVFTVVFGDGVQQIPTFVADLLAATGSTVTTTPTTDLIKAPRVQHIDVDSFPPQAPVYVQSPVMCWTWERGANDAAATTKLTIGDQLPIPSNAAPQTVPQLDATGIEQAQQAFTSPGKGWYARVTGDGRSSEAREQLLWIDDKGVRYALGLDGTSYDGTVAALGINTKPPLLIPWSIAKLYAQGPTLSKTNALVLHENSGVDLGQKSAPKPEKN